The following coding sequences are from one Oryzias melastigma strain HK-1 linkage group LG20, ASM292280v2, whole genome shotgun sequence window:
- the LOC112151317 gene encoding apolipoprotein D: MRASLVLLLLLPLASAQTFGWGPCKTPEVQANFTLEEFVGSWYLVQKLPAFSAPGKCIRSNLTLMENATVHVTNSHFLFGREWHFDGVLVTPHSDEPAKLLAHFGKFVPPVPDWVLATDYSSHAVVYSCMDFYHVFHVEYAWIFSRSPSLTPEVLQRCREVLEEEGVKTSRLQEVDQDCMEPPLSD, encoded by the exons ATGCGGGCCTCCCtcgtcctcctgctgctgctcccccTGGCCTCGGCTCAGACCTTCGGCTGGGGTCCCTGCAAGACCCCCGAGGTTCAGGCCAACTTCACCCTGGAGGAG TTCGTGGGAAGCTGGTACCTGGTGCAGAAGCTGCCGGCGTTCTCCGCTCCGGGGAAATGCATCCGGTCCAACCTGACCCTGATGGAGAACGCCACCGTCCACGTGACCAACTCCCACTTCCT TTTCGGCAGAGAGTGGCATTTCGACGGCGTTCTGGTCACGCCGCACAGCGACGAGCCGGCCAAACTTCTCGCTCATTTTGGTAAAT TCGTCCCCCCCGTCCCAGACTGGGTCCTGGCCACAGACTACTCCTCCCACGCCGTGGTCTACTCCTGCATGGACTTCTACCACGTCTTCCACGTGGAGTACGCCTGGATCTTCTCCCGCTCGCCCTCCCTGACCCCGGAGGTGCTCCAGCGCTGCAGGGAGGTCCTGGAGGAGGAAGGAGTCAAGACCTCCAGGCTGCAGGAGGTGGACCAGGACTGCATGGAGCCCCCCCTCAGCGACTGA
- the LOC112151546 gene encoding apolipoprotein D isoform X3, with the protein MSSTYLYLYLLLLLPPLSSPQSFHWGSCHSPQVQEDFRLDQYLGRWYLIQKMPAFFAPGKCISANYSLSEEGGLQVLTSQSYWDRKWVVEGEAVILDRNQPAKLSLNFFYIAPLSPTWVLSTDYDSYSVVYSCTDVLGVFHLDYGWILSRSASLPPDVLHRGEELLRHLGVDASKMQEVEQDCEEEGSITFSQSGLSMT; encoded by the exons ATGTCATCCACCTACCTGTACCTGTacctgctcctgctgctgcccCCCCTGAGCTCGCCTCAGAGCTTCCACTGGGGCTCCTGCCACTCGCCGCAGGTCCAGGAGGACTTCAGACTTGACCAG TACCTGGGCAGGTGGTACCTGATCCAGAAGATGCCCGCCTTCTTCGCACCGGGAAAGTGCATCAGCGCCAACTACAGCCTGAGCGAGGAGGGCGGCCTGCAGGTGCTGACGTCCCAGTCGTA CTGGGACAGGAAGTGGGTTGTGGAGGGAGAAGCTGTGATTCTGGACAGAAACCAGCCGGCCAAACTCTCGCTGAACTTCTTCTACA TCGCCCCCCTCAGCCCCACCTGGGTTCTGTCCACCGACTACGACAGCTACTCGGTGGTGTACTCCTGCACCGACGTGCTGGGCGTCTTCCACCTGGACTACGGCTGGATCCTGTCGCGCTCGGCCTCGCTGCCTCCGGACGTCCTGCATCGCGGCGAGGAGCTGCTGCGCCACCTGGGGGTCGACGCCTCCAAGATGCAGGAGGTGGAGCAGGACTGTGAGGAGGAGGGGAGCATCAccttcagccaatcagggcTCTCCATGACTTAG
- the LOC112151546 gene encoding apolipoprotein D isoform X1, whose translation MTHAPPEATSMSSSQVKEREAAVQVRTEQHLPPEVRTRPAVMSSTYLYLYLLLLLPPLSSPQSFHWGSCHSPQVQEDFRLDQYLGRWYLIQKMPAFFAPGKCISANYSLSEEGGLQVLTSQSYWDRKWVVEGEAVILDRNQPAKLSLNFFYIAPLSPTWVLSTDYDSYSVVYSCTDVLGVFHLDYGWILSRSASLPPDVLHRGEELLRHLGVDASKMQEVEQDCEEEGSITFSQSGLSMT comes from the exons ATGACGCACGCGCCCCCTGAAGCCACGAGCATGAGCTCATCTCAGGTAAAAGAGCGCGAGGCTGCAGTTCAGGTCAGAACGGAACAGCATCTCCCACCTGAGGTCCGCACGCGCCCAG CAGTGATGTCATCCACCTACCTGTACCTGTacctgctcctgctgctgcccCCCCTGAGCTCGCCTCAGAGCTTCCACTGGGGCTCCTGCCACTCGCCGCAGGTCCAGGAGGACTTCAGACTTGACCAG TACCTGGGCAGGTGGTACCTGATCCAGAAGATGCCCGCCTTCTTCGCACCGGGAAAGTGCATCAGCGCCAACTACAGCCTGAGCGAGGAGGGCGGCCTGCAGGTGCTGACGTCCCAGTCGTA CTGGGACAGGAAGTGGGTTGTGGAGGGAGAAGCTGTGATTCTGGACAGAAACCAGCCGGCCAAACTCTCGCTGAACTTCTTCTACA TCGCCCCCCTCAGCCCCACCTGGGTTCTGTCCACCGACTACGACAGCTACTCGGTGGTGTACTCCTGCACCGACGTGCTGGGCGTCTTCCACCTGGACTACGGCTGGATCCTGTCGCGCTCGGCCTCGCTGCCTCCGGACGTCCTGCATCGCGGCGAGGAGCTGCTGCGCCACCTGGGGGTCGACGCCTCCAAGATGCAGGAGGTGGAGCAGGACTGTGAGGAGGAGGGGAGCATCAccttcagccaatcagggcTCTCCATGACTTAG
- the LOC112151546 gene encoding apolipoprotein D isoform X2, whose protein sequence is MTHAPPEATSMSSSQVKEREAAVQVRTEQHLPPEVRTRPVMSSTYLYLYLLLLLPPLSSPQSFHWGSCHSPQVQEDFRLDQYLGRWYLIQKMPAFFAPGKCISANYSLSEEGGLQVLTSQSYWDRKWVVEGEAVILDRNQPAKLSLNFFYIAPLSPTWVLSTDYDSYSVVYSCTDVLGVFHLDYGWILSRSASLPPDVLHRGEELLRHLGVDASKMQEVEQDCEEEGSITFSQSGLSMT, encoded by the exons ATGACGCACGCGCCCCCTGAAGCCACGAGCATGAGCTCATCTCAGGTAAAAGAGCGCGAGGCTGCAGTTCAGGTCAGAACGGAACAGCATCTCCCACCTGAGGTCCGCACGCGCCCAG TGATGTCATCCACCTACCTGTACCTGTacctgctcctgctgctgcccCCCCTGAGCTCGCCTCAGAGCTTCCACTGGGGCTCCTGCCACTCGCCGCAGGTCCAGGAGGACTTCAGACTTGACCAG TACCTGGGCAGGTGGTACCTGATCCAGAAGATGCCCGCCTTCTTCGCACCGGGAAAGTGCATCAGCGCCAACTACAGCCTGAGCGAGGAGGGCGGCCTGCAGGTGCTGACGTCCCAGTCGTA CTGGGACAGGAAGTGGGTTGTGGAGGGAGAAGCTGTGATTCTGGACAGAAACCAGCCGGCCAAACTCTCGCTGAACTTCTTCTACA TCGCCCCCCTCAGCCCCACCTGGGTTCTGTCCACCGACTACGACAGCTACTCGGTGGTGTACTCCTGCACCGACGTGCTGGGCGTCTTCCACCTGGACTACGGCTGGATCCTGTCGCGCTCGGCCTCGCTGCCTCCGGACGTCCTGCATCGCGGCGAGGAGCTGCTGCGCCACCTGGGGGTCGACGCCTCCAAGATGCAGGAGGTGGAGCAGGACTGTGAGGAGGAGGGGAGCATCAccttcagccaatcagggcTCTCCATGACTTAG